The region TCTGTTTAAATTCTGTTCTATGTCTGTAAATAAAGTTGTTTTTTTGTTGCAAGTTTGCTTGAAAGCCAGAGTTGATAATCTGCCTAGATCTAATTTGAATAACAAAGATGTAGCTTTCCTTGAGAACATTAATCTCTTGTAATCCTCGGCTAGAGGGACTTTTTGTGAGCTTGTTTTTGTAATTGGCTTGTGGTTCAATTTATTCTttgtttcataaaaaaaaaatatgttttgctaaaatgtatttaatagctttgtctaaaataagaaaaataatttaattttaattttacatactaaatattaattcaagttaatatatttatagatttttttaatttatattattatttaatttgaaaattatatatatatatatatttgtaatctttattaacatttaaataggttatttatatatagttgtattttttttattgatttactaatcttttattatttaattaatagcaTAGTGCGCGCATTgcaaaagtgaagtaaatttgctagcaaTGACTATTAATTGAAGAGGTAATtacattatcttatttcttgttttagtattattaaacttttgttagaggagttcgaatatcttaaatattcattcatagtgaaatatgttctgagattaaaattgtgtgttgcagtgataacagaaggttgagaactgtgtgttttagtgaagtaggttctggaaaatttgtttgtgtgctgcagaGCTATAagaaagaaacttattgtgtgttgtttgatttgtttggcttgttgttcacagatggttatatcgctattataggggaaatgctgctcgattttgtctagaattatgtattctattattatatttgtattgtgttgtgcttatttgattagattgatagatggttaggtcactaatATAAGAGAAATGCTGCTCAATTTTTCAtatgcttatttagttttttttttgtttaatttttcatagacataggaaaTGATATGGATAGACCTGaatgttacttgaagaaagaggtatgtatatatatataaaaatttataaaatttttatggtttctttattattaaaatatatataatcaaataatatattgtactttatattttttgtagctaaacaatccgccatatacaccagcacagattaatgaaatgtGACAACAGTGGGCGAACGATATAGTACCGATAGTTCAAATTCATCGTCCCAAAAAATAGGTTTTTATTGTTTACTTTTTCTATCTTACTATCtgtctagctagctagtgtaatatttgttgattttgtatgtgtaataacaaatattaattttttgtatttttagctagctaaaacatattatatacacattttattttttaattaatatatttaatttcatttcaatatatatatcattaaataatatgaaaataactaattaattaattaattattatttttttaaaatacaaaagtCAATGATGACTTCCAGAGGGAGATGTTGAAaatctacaaagtctccccatagGAGTCATCGTAAGtacctatgatgactcccagagggagacgttgaatgtctacaaagtctccccctgggagtcatcatagggtgtaTGTTTtacaccctatgatgactcccagggggagacgatgaatgtctacaaagtctccccatgagAGTCATCATAGGGCCACTTAAGATGGCTCCTTCaacaacgtctcccattgggggagacattaaatgtctatagtgtctcccccatatagccattaaatatctattttgttgtagtaagAGTAACCCGTAATCTGttgattgatatttttttttttacatttattcGATGTGAAACAATCTAATAAGTTGCACTATAAACTAATGTactatgtaattttttttctcttttcataCATTAAAAATAACAAGATTAAAAAAATCATcagtaaataataatatttatgtttattatcTTAAAATATATGATGTGGTTTTACATTGAAAAATAacaccaataattttattttaaataagtaTGTAATTTCAGCGTGAAGCTCTGCTTTCTCCCTGCCATGGCGTGGCGGCGAAAGGTGGTGCGGAAGCTTGCTCAGGTTGATGCTAGATCGGAACTCCCTTCATCAATAGATACCTTGTCAACTGTTTCGGTGGTCGAACTGATAAGTGAAGAATTTGTTGAGGGGACGGAGCCCACGATTGGTAATGAGGTTCCAGATATTTTAGATTCTGCTCCATCTCCGATAGCTCCGTCATCAATGAAGGTTGAGTCAGCTTCATGGGCGGAAGAGGTCGAAAATCAGACTTTCCAAGATGCTGCGAAGGCTAACTGGTCCCGATTTAAGGAGTCTATGCCATTTCAGGGGGTACGAAGCTTGAGTTCAAAGAACCACTTCAGAAGAATGGTCAAAAGATAGCCCAACTGGATTTTGAGGAAATTGAAGTGGAAGCATCCTTCTGGAAATCTGCATTGATCTATGTTGTGATGGGTGCTAACCCACCGTTACCATTGTTCGAAGGGTTTGTCAATCGGATTTGGGGGAAATTAGGGATTGTTCGGGTAGCAAGGATGAACTCTGGGTTTACGATAGTTACATTTAGAGACGAGGCAACACGAGATTCGGTGTTAGAATCTGGGGtagttcattttgataagaaGCCGGTTATTCTCAGGCCATGGACAACTGATATTGAATCTCTGAAGTCGATCAAATCAGTCCCGGTTTGGATTCGCCTTCCGGACCTTGGTTTGCAATATTGGGGTACAAATTGTTTGAGTGCATTGGTCAGCACTATTGGGAAACCAATAATGATTGACAAGATTACAAAAGATAGGTCGATGATTAAGTTTGCTCGCATCCTAGTTGATATGGAAATCTCAGACTCTCTACCGAAGTCTATTAGCTACATCAATGAGAGAGGACAGATTATGGATCAGATGGTTGATTATGAGTGGCTGCCTACCAGATGTTCTAGCTGTAAAAAACTTGGGCACACTGCTACAGCTTGCAAGTATGGGGAGAGTTTGGTTTGGAGGAAGAAGGAAGTCCCAGCAGAATCTATAGCTAAAATTGTTACTCAGGAAACTTCAAGTAACTTGTCTAAACAAGGAAAGAACAGCTTATCTCAGTTATCTATTGCCAAGGAAACGAAATCCCGGTCAGAGGTTTCTGCTAAGGAGCATGAATGGACTACCCCAAAGAAACCAGGTACAATCAAGCCGAAAATTACTGCAGATATTCAGAGTTCAAAAAATGCATTTAGTGTTCTTCACGAACAGAAGAAATTTCTCCATGACCCTTCTATTTTACTGAACTTGAATGGACAGTTTCAGTATAATGAGCTGGAATGTTAGAGGATTGAATAAAAGGAATAAGCAGGTATCTGTTTTGGATATTTGCAAGATTAATAAAATAGGTATTGGTGCTCTGTTGGAGACCAAATTAAGGGTGCTAGAGTTCAGGAAGTTATGAATTCTAATTTCAAGGGTTGGGACTATTAAAATAGTATGAGTTTGGAAGGGAGAATTCTGCTTATCTGGAAGCCCAACTGGGTTAAGATTGATGTCTTGATTGATAATGCTCAGTTTATACATTGTAAGGTTCAGATATGGACTTCAGGTCAGACTTTTTGCCTATTTGTGGTTTATGGATCTAACCAGTTGGAGAGTAGGAAGGTTTTATGGTCTGAGTTATCTGCAATTTCTCTTCCTGTCAAATCGTGGATTATTATGGGTGATTTCAACTCTGTTTTTGAGGCAGCTGATAGAATGGGAGGTAAGGTAATTTCTCCAAAAGAAGTTGAGGATTCTCGAAGGTGGTTAGATCTTGGGCAAGTGGAAGAAATGAAGTTATTGGGTTCTTATTTTACGTGGTAGAACAATCAAGATGGGACTAATCGCATATTTTCCAAGATTGATAGAGTGTTTGTTAATGAGGATTGGCTAGATACATTTCCTAATGTCAGTGCTATAGCTAGCTGGGAGGTCATTTCTGATCATTGTGCTATTATCTTGAAACACATAGCTGTTCAGAGGTCTGGAGTTTATCCTTTTCGTTTCTTCAATATGTGGTCACAGCACCCTCTATTTAAAACTACAGTTCAGACTAGCTGGATGGAGTCTTTAGCTTCGGAGGGGTATGGGTTACAGCAAATTATGAGGAAGCTTAATCGTCTTAAGTTTGTTCTGAGGCGGTTCAATTGGAGAACAGTTGGGAATATAATTAAGAACTATGAGGATAGTAAACTGTTATTTCAGCAAGCAAAAATCAAGCTTTTCAGTAATCCGAATGATCAGATTCATAGGGATAATGAGCGTGCTACTCATAGGGAGTTCAAAATCCAAGAGGCTGCATTTGCGAGCTTTTTATATCAAAAGAGTAAGGTAGATTGGATTCATTTTGGAGATGAGAATTCCTCTATGTTCTATGCCAGTATGAAGAAGAGGAAAACTGTTAACAGAATTGTTTCTGTTGTTGATGAAGATGGCAGTGTTGAAGTGGAGTACTCAAAGGTAATTAACCATTTTACCAATCATTTTCAATCTTTCTTAGGCAGGTCTAGTGCTGCTTCTGGTATCGTTGACAAATCTGTGGTTCAGTCAGGTTTTACTCTTAATCTTGATGACCAATCTATTCTTATAAAACCCTTTACTTACCAAGAGGTTAAATCAACCATGTTCAGCATTAAGGCAGTTAAAAGCCCTGGTCCGGATGGTTTTGGTGCTGGGTTTTACAAGAGCCTTTGGCCTATGATAGGTAGAGAGGTAGCGGCAGCAGTGATAGAATTCTTTGATATAGGCCATATTCCGAAGGTTCTGAATAGCACAATTTTGGCTCTCATTCCTAAAGTGAGTCATCCTTTGAATGCCTCAGATTACCGCCCTATAGCGTGTTGCAACACTCTTTACAAGTGCATTTCTAAAATGCTTTGTAATAGGCTGAAATCCATCCTTCCTAAGTTGATTAGCCAAAATCAAGGAGCGTTTGTTAAGAATAGAGCTTTAGCTCATAATGTTCTTATTCTTCAAGACCTTCTTAAAGGCTACAATAGGAAGCGTATTTCTCCTAGGTGTTTAATGAAAATAGATCTCAGTAAAGCCTACGATTCTATAGATTGGGACTTTCTTGAAAATCTGTTACATGCTTACAAGTTCCCTGGCCGGTTCATCAATTGGGTTATGGTGTGTTTGAGAGGTTCATCTTACTGTATTCTAATAAATGGTCAGCTGCATGGAAGTTTTAAGGGTGGTAAGGGGCAGCGGCAAGGGGATCCTATCTCCCCTCTGCTCTTTGTTCTTGTAATGGAATATCTCACTCGAGCTCTTCAAGATGCTACTAAAAGAAAGGATTTCAGATTTCACTCGCTTTGTAAGTCTCTAAAGATTACTAATCTTTGTTTTGCGGATGACTTACTTCTTGTTTGCAAAGCGCAGGACAAGTCTAGTCAGATATTACACCAGATATTCAGGTCCTTCTCTCTAGCTTCTGGTCTGAACATTAACCAAGGCAAGTCCCGCATTTACTTTGGGGGAATTTCGGCAGCTGAGAAGGAAGAGCTTCTATTGTTAACTAACATGACAGAGGGACAATTTCCATTAATGTATCTTGGTATCCCTTTGCGTCCCACAAAATGGAAAGCAATGGATTGTGATATTATCATATCTAAAATCAGACAGAGGCTTCATAGTTGGGCCAGCCGCAACCTGTCATATGCTGGGCGTGTGCAACTTATTCAGTCCACTCTTTTGGGGATTCGTAACTTTTGGATGAGCATTTTTCTGCTTCCTCAAAAAGTAATCAGAGAAATTGATTCCTTGTGCAGAAATTACTTATGGGGTGGTAATAGTTTTAGAAGCAAATTTCACCTAGCTTCTTGGGATCTAGTTTGTAGTCCTAAGTCATATGGTGGGCTAGGGTTCAAAGAGAGTTCCCTTTGGAATAAGATTAATTTGGCTAGGTACATTTGGGCTATCTCTTCAAAACAAGATAGCCTTTGGGATAAAATGGGTGAACTGTGTTTACTTGAAAGGTGGTCTGATTTGGGAATATGAGTTACAACATGATACTAGTTGGTATTGGAAAAAATTAGTTAAAATGAGTAAGAGTTTGAATGAAACAGTTTTGGATTCAGCTGTTTCAAAAGGGAAACTCAATCTGGGCATTCTGTATATTCATTTCTCCTCTGGAATTCCCTTTTCTGGTTTGAAAACTGTCTGGTGCAGCCTATATCAACCTAAACATCACTTCATTCTGTGGTTGGCTGCTCATCAAAAACTACTTACCAGGGATCACCTGATTCATTGCCATATCCCTGTTAACTCTCCTAGCTGTCCGGTGTGTGAGGCTGCCTTGGAGAGTCATGCTCATTTGTTCTTTAACTGCTGGTTTTCGAGGAGGCTTCATCAATTGATTTCCAGATGGTTAGGTGCCTTAGTTTGGCCAGATAACTACCAGGAATGGTGCTGCTGGCTTAGTGTGCCCAGGAAAGACAGTTTATCCAGGGTGGTTTCAGCAGCCTTGGCAGCTACAGTTTACTTCATATGGATCAACAGGAATAGATGCTGGCAGGAGAGTAGTTGTTATGTTGTGGATTATGTTTTTGGTCTTATTAGAGACTCTGTTAAAGCTAGAGTGCATAATTTCAGTCATAATTGTAAAAAATTGAACCTTAGGGAGAAAATGATGCTTCAATTTTTTCTCTAGTTTGTAGTTGAAGGGGAGTTAATTCTCCTGCCTTTTTGTTTGTACTGGTTGGTTAATCAATGAATATATCTTTTCTcgatcaaaaaatatatatatatataactagtaAAAGAATTGAACTAACCTGCATTAAAGTAGCTGTTCTTCTTCAAGTTCCCCAACAATGGTGCCAAAAATTTGTTGGACCAAAAAGTGGtatgttttaaaatttattaactcGCAAGTGCACAAATCTTTAATTGAGTATAGAGACTACGTAAGCACAAGGTCGACCCCAAAAGAATTGCGTAAAATTCAAGAAAACTAATTTAATCTAAATTGTTTTAATTCTAAACTAGTTCCGATAATGATGAGATTTTTGGTAACAAACTAACTTTTCAAGATATGAAAATAACTAACTTTAAGATTACTTTAATAATTTGATTAagaattattaagattttagattCCACCTAAGTATAAATAATAGGATTTATTGATATACTAATTCTCATAATTAATTAGAAATCAATCTAACTACTTTTTCTAAAATATATTTTCCTTCGCTTAAAAATTATAACCTCTAAATATTAAATGTGAGACAAATTAATGAAACAACAAATaatcaaaaaaatattatttttagcaAAATATAAAACCAAGCTTTAATATTTTCTAACTATAAAAAGTACttgatattaaagatgaaagaaatTATTGAGAGAAGCGAAAATCATTAACATTATATTGTACTATTGAGaatcaatacaaaaataaatacataattaagtACACTACGTTTCATCATCCATCTTAATAATACGAGAACATATAAATCCATAACAAAAATAAGTAAGTAAAAACAATGTCTCTGAGCGTGCACAATGTTTTCTCTGGATTTCGCTGTTTGAAATCGTATATATTTTCTGAAAACCTAAGCACCTATTTATAGTAAGGTAAAAGGACTAAAAGATTAATAAAACTTACTTCAAATTCCATAGAGTAATTTtccaatttaaaaatattaaattcgGAGTGGACACGTGGTGGCTTGTCATTGGTTGAAGTATGATGCAACTTGACATATGGCGCAAGTTCATTGGCTGAAAATGGGCAGCTATGGGACACATGGCAGAAAGAGAGAAGAGGGAAAAAAGTGCTTTCTGCACCAATATGTGAGCAAGCGATAGACTGGTGGCAGGCGCGTGTGCCACACGCACGCGTTAGGCGAGTGAGCACCAGGGTACAGGCAGGTCCCAACGGCTGGCATGCGCAGTATGCGACATGTGGCACTAGGGGCGTTTTGGGTCTTGGGCCGTGTGGGCCTGTAGTTGGTTTTGGGCTTTCTCATATTTGCAAAAATgtcaattttctttgttttggtCCTTAAGTTTTTCATTCATTAATTGATTTTCAAATCTTCCAAAAAATGCTATTTTTCTACAATTAAAgatcaaattcaatccaaacaaaaatattttcaacataaaaatatatcacaataatttcatgaaaatattaatgaaatgttaatttattttgattttttagaaCAATAACTATGAATTTTTGAGTATTTATCAACTTCCATGTCAAACTAAGTtgctgttatgattggttaaatacaaataataaagtgttaaaatacaagcaaggtataaacacttagtagaattcacataatgaagatgtgaatttgagtttcaaattgtaggcacttataaaatgaaaatttgggtccaaagtaatACATAAAATTATCTAAGGGTTTCaaaaaagtttggtggcattcAGAGCAGTTTTTGGACCTTTgtaagtgtccaaagtcagagggggtggTGATACGTTGCCACCCAAGAGGCAATACATCGTCTGAAGgctagggtttccagaaaccctagTAGGAGTCGCGTCGCCTGCTGTATTACGTGGACTTACGTAAATGCTCAAAATAACATGTTTTGCAAGtctaatcttattggttagaGGTAACGATGATGCCTACTCTATATATGGGTCAAAAGTAGTGATTTGtgagacttgatcactctttctaatctctctctaccctcattCTCTGTCAAGCTCAAAGAATCTCTAgatttctccaagaactctccgagaaagtgcttgacttagagagttgaaggcttgttccaTTTCAATACTCATTTCCTCAAAAAGAAGACCATAAGCATCAATGGCGGCTGGAAACAAGAGTATGCGTTCTACAACGTgcataagccttggtttgtgttttgGTTTGCTCAAAGGGTTGTTCAAAGTGGTGATTTTCCTAGTGTTTGGAGCTTCATCAAAACTTGAAGAAGACCATTGTTCTACTAGGGTTTGCATGttttttctcaatcttttttaagtccctgtcaatccaaatttttgGTAGACTGtattttttgtggtggtgttatctcactctccccaacattctaatactctataatctaagatagcatatcatggaagaatctaactctctttcggcTTTGAGATTCGTGATAGAAGACTTTGTTAGATTACATAGATTTGATGTGACTAATTTTGTgtgttggcaagacaagattaggttCTTGATCACAACTTTGAAGGTTTACTATGTCTTCGACAAGGACCTAGAAGCCCTGGAGGAGCCCAAGGAATATGATACTCAAGAAatcatcaaagaaaggaagaaacatGAAAAAGATGAAttgatttgtaggggtcacatcctcaatgctctaccggataggctctatgatctatacaccaacaccaagaccgtCAACGATATTTAAGAGGCcatggaaaagaagtacaaagtggaagaggaTGGTACAAAGACATTCCTTATTAATCAATATatgaaatttatattttatgatgataaacctTTTCTCCATCAAATACATGACCTGAAAACTATTGTGAATAAAATGTATACTCTTAAAATTATATTCGAGGAACAATTTCTCgttggtgccattatagccaagttacctacTTCATGGAGAGGCTATACGAAAAAGATGCTCCATATAGATGAAGatatttctttggaggaaattctcaaacacttgagaaatGAGGAGGAATCTTGTTCTAGAGATTTAAATGATGAGAAttccaatggagagacttctaatgCCATTGTTGTAGCAAATCCTCGTAACAAAGGCATGGGAAAGTgaaagaacaagggcaagggacAATTTAAAAGTTCCAAGGGACATTGctatgtgtgtggcaagaatgaccactttgctagagattgtaggttcaagaggagccataACAATGAAGCAAATGTCAACTCGGCTCAAGAGGAGCTTGTGGCCACACTTAGTGAGGTaaatgccattcatggaaaggtgaatgGGAGGtgatatgatacttgtgccaccattcacgtaacctatgatagatctatattcaagacctttgaatcttcttAGGAAGGGCATGaaatacaaatgggcaatgagaaaaggtccaaagTGGAAGGAAATTGAACTATTGACTAGTTCTTCACATCTGGCAAGAATGTTCTACTcactaatgttttgtatgtaccggaAATTAGTAGAAATCTTGTGAGTGGCAATTAACTTGGCAAACCGAGAATCAAGATTGTGATAGATTCCAACAACCTTATTTTATCCAAAGACAATATTTTTGTTGGAAATGGATATacttgtgatggcatgtttaaaCTTTTTACTTCTATTGACCATGggaacaataaagtttcttcatcttgttatatgcttgactcaaattctattactttgtggcatgttagacttgcacatataggagtTAGTACAACTAAAATGActgtcaaatgtggattaattgattgtgataatgttgagcatgaaaaatgtgaattatgtgttaaatctaaaatggtgaAGAAACCTTTTCCTAGTGTttaaagaaactctaagttgttagatttgatacatagtgatttatgtgaacttaatggaatgttgactagaggaggaagtagatattttattactttcattgatgattgctctaggttcacatatgtatattttcttaataaTACTGATGAaacatttgatgtgtttaaagtgtataaagctgaagttgaaaatcaacttgaaaggaaaattaaacttataagtgataggggtggtgaggAACATTGAATGATttatgaatgtacaaccccttatactccacaacaaaatagtatagctgaaagaaagaatagaacatttattgagatgattaatgctattcTATTACATTCTAAATTTCTTTTAGTTTGTGGGATGAAGCCTTGTTAcccgcttgtcatattttgaatcctATTCCCATGAAGAGAAATAATATATATCCATATGatttatggaaaggaaagaaaccaaacattggttatcttaaagtgtgggggtgtcttgcttattgcaagagcaccgatcctaaaaggaccaagttgggtccacgagctataagatgtgcatttgtgggttatgcctgaaatagcaaagcttatagattattagacttggagtctaatgtaataattgaatctggagaggttgagttctttgagaacatgtaatgcgatgacaacaagttagaaccaacttaaactagagagcctcaagacgagactcctagaatagttggtgtgcaacctcaatttcctagaaggagccaaaggctcaatgatttgggatcaaatgagaagtgttctccaatagagacactataTCTTGTTGAatgtgataatgaggaagttacttggaaacgtccaatagtacttcaaatagaagatgatcccaaaactttcaaggAAGCCATGTCCTCTAGGGACTCTGCTTTTTGGAAgaaggcaattaatgatgaaatggattcattTATATCAAACCACACATGGTTATTGGTTGGCCTAccaaaggggtccaaaccaattcggtgcaaatgagtatttagaaagaaataccataccgatggcaccatacaaaccttcaaggctaggctagtagcaaaaagtttcaaacaaagagagggaatgaattactttgacacatatgcatcggtagcaagaactacttctataagattgttgtttgccttatcatctatatacaacctttatgttcaccaaatggatgtcaaaacgacattcctaaatgtgGATCTCAAGGAGAAgttctatatggaacaacccgaaggttTTGTTCTtta is a window of Humulus lupulus chromosome 4, drHumLupu1.1, whole genome shotgun sequence DNA encoding:
- the LOC133832271 gene encoding uncharacterized protein LOC133832271 — its product is MSKSLNETVLDSAVSKGKLNLGILYIHFSSGIPFSGLKTVWCSLYQPKHHFILWLAAHQKLLTRDHLIHCHIPVNSPSCPVCEAALESHAHLFFNCWFSRRLHQLISRWLGALVWPDNYQEWCCWLSVPRKDSLSRVVSAALAATVYFIWINRNRCWQESSCYVVDYVFGLIRDSVKARVHNFSHNCKKLNLREKMMLQFFL